TTTTGGTGAGAACAAAGTTCAGGAAATGACGGCAAAGTACGAAGTTTTACCCAAAGATATCGAATGGCACATGATTGGGCACCTTCAATCCAACAAGGTGAAATACATGGCGCCCTATGTTGCGATGATCCACTCTGTTGATAATTTCAAACTTTTAAAAGAGATCAACAAAGAGGCTGCAAAAAACAACCGGGTTATTGACTGCCTTCTTCAAATATTTATAGCCGAGGAAGAAACCAAATTCGGTCTTTCAGATGAAGAAGCGAAAGAAATTCTCGAATCCGGTGACTTGGTTTCCCTTACAAATATCCGGATTGTCGGACTGATGGGTATGGCCTCAAATTCTGATGACGAAGAAAAAGTTCGACTGGAATTCCGTCATTTAAAAACGCTTTTTGATTCTTTCAAAGTTTATGAAAAAGCCAACATAGAAATGCGTGAGATTTCCATGGGAATGAGCGGAGATTTTTTGCTGGCCGTCGAAGAAGGAAGTACGCTGGTCAGAGTTGGAAGTGCAATTTTCGGCGCCAGATAATTTAATTCTGCTTTAACGAGAGGATTATTCTCCTTTCGTTAAAGCAGAAGTTTCAAGTGCATTAGCAACCTTCTCCTTCACGAATTCGCAGGAAAGCTCAGAACACATTTTCCCTTCCTGACGAACAAAAAAAGCATTTTCCTGCCGCCCGTAACTTCCTGAATAGGGATTATAGGAAGGAAACGCGCCTAAAGAACCCATCAAAATAATACCTGTTGTTCCACCGGCATTAGCCAAATGTGACGGCCCACTATCAAGACCAATAAAAAAATCAGCTCTTCTGATAACTTCTGCGGTTTCCAGAATAGAAAGCTGCCCGCATAAATTTCTGTAAGACGATTCCTTCGTTGTCAAATTACTTTTAAGTCCTATTTCAACAATATGATAAGAATAATTTTCAGAAAGCCACTGTACAAGCTGATCCCAACGCGCTGCCGGCCAGTCTTTTGGAGCATAGTTGGATTGACAATGGATAACGATAAAATTTTCAGGCAAATGAAGAGAATCTGCCTTTTGCCTGTGTTGATCCTGTAAATATAATCTTGGCTGATCGTCGGCCGGAAATGGAGTTCGGCTATTAATCAAATCAGCAGTCTGAGCAAAAACTTCCAGCAAATTGCCGAAGTTGAAATAGGTATGTACATTAATTCCCTTCCGATCAGCAATAGGATTGTCAAGAAAAACCTGACATTTCGCACAGTGATTATTATTACTGAATTGAAGTGGATAGACTTTATCAAAAACGTTTTTTTCAAACAAAATCCTGCGTTGTGTAACACAAAACTCACCGAAAGTTTCATCAATCGATGGATTAAAATCAATCAATTCATGATAGGAAGGCTTAACAAACCAGACAATAAACGCATTGGGATGCAACGAGCGGACATATCTGCTTATAGGCTCAGCGGCCACAATATCTCCAAAATGTTCAGTTCTTACAATCGCAATCAACTCCTGACCCGGTGCAAATTTGGCTTTTTTCTTTTTGAAATAAATCCAGGCCTGGTAAGCCAAAAGGTGGGCTTTAAGAATATGTGAATACTTAAAATAGCGGTGTGTCCAAAGCTGTCTAAAACGTTCTATTGTCATTTTGTAATCTTTTCCCGGCATTATTTTTCCGGATTTTCTATTCTGCCTGCAAGTTAAAATAAATTTTCATCAAAGAGTTGGTTGCCCTTTTTCCCGAACCTAACTTTGCTCTAAGTCATCATGACGAAAAAGAAAACTTTCAAACGATCAGTATATATGAAATTTATAATTCAGGCGGGCGGTATTTTAGGTGCATTAGCCGTAGCACTTGGCGCATTTGGCGCGCATGCATTAAAAGGAATGCTGGAAGCCTCCGGCAGAATGGACACATTTGAAACGGCTGTAAAATACCAGTTTTACCATGCGTTAGCCATGATTTTAATCGGTCTCTTATTACAGCGCGCAGGAGAAGATGCAGTAAAATTACTAGGCTGGTCTGGTCACGCTTTCATTTTTGGAGTAATTATATTTTCAGGATCGTTATACGCAATCTGTTTTACTGGCATAACAAAATTTGGAGCAACCGCGCCTATTGGGGGTTTATTGCTGATTGTTGGATGGATATTGCTGGTAATGGCGGCCGGAAAGTTGGCTTAATTTTTTTTATTAAGCAGGAATATCATCATTAATCAACTCACAATATACAGGTTGACTGTTGATCATAAGTTTATTATATTTGTTTAAAAGGATAACAAATGATAATTGAACAGCAAAATCAGGATTTGGTTATTAGAGTTACAGCACCGGCAGATATCAGAGCGACTCAAAAAGTTGTGGACTATCTTAATTTGATGGAATCTATTTCTAAAAATCAGGGAACAGAAGAACAAGCTACCGAAGTAGCACGTGATGTTCATAACGAATGGTGGATAAAAAACCGCAGCCTGTTCATTAAATGATCGTAATCATTGACATGAATATTATGTTTAGTGCAGTGATTGCACCAGACAGCCGGATAGGACAAATAATTGCTCACCCCTCTTCTCCATTTGAGAAAATAAGCTGTTATTATGCTTTTATTGAGTTGTTTAAACATCAACCCCAAATTATAAAGTATTCAAAAAGATCTCAAAATGAGGTTTTGGATATTTTATATTCAGCATTGAGACATATTGAGTTTTTTAACGAGACACTGATCGAACAACAGCATTGGAAAGAGGCTGAACGTTTAACTATTGATGTTGATGCCTTTGACATTAATTATGTAGCCTTGACTTTACAAACAAATGGTTGGCTATGGACGGGAGATAAAAAACTAGTCAACCATCTAAATACGCTAGGTTTTGACCGTACGATTACCACTGCCGAATTATTCGAAAAATTGGTTTAAACTTCTGATCTTCAATAAAATTAACCCCTAGAAAGCGTAAATGGCCTCTGCGCATCTATCTTCAAAAAGATAAATAACAAAACAGAAAACGACCAAAGGGACGATCCTCCGTAACTGAAAAACGGCAATGGAATTCCGATAACCGGCATTAATCCAATTGTCATTCCGATATTCACCAGGAAGTGAAAAAAGAAAATTCCTGCTACGCAATAGCCGTATACACGAGCGAATCTGCTTCGCTGTCGTTCTGCCAGGACAACGAGTCGGGAAATCAATAATATAAATAGCGTGACAACTACGGCAGTTCCGACGAAGCCGTGCTCCTCGCCTACTGTACAGAAAATAAAATCAGTACTTTGTTCAGGTACAAAGTCAAATTTTGTTTGCGTTCCCTGCAAAAATCCTTTTCCTGTAAAGCCACCTGAACCAATTGCAATTTTGGATTGAATAACATTCCAGCCAATTCCGCGAGGATCAGAATCCGGATCCAAAAGCACCATAATCCGTCCGCGCTGGTGTTTTTGCAAGACATTATTCATAAAAAAATCTACACCAAAAACGATGGAAATCATGACAAATGCAATCAGGACGGTTGCCATAAGTCCACCTCGCCGACGCGTCATAACGGGCATGGCCCAAATCACAATTCCCGCAATTATAATGATAGCGCCGGAGATATACCAGGAATTATAAAGCAAAGAAATAATCAGCAGTGCTGCGGAAGTAATACCAATGGCCGGAATAAATCCAGGCATTCCCTCACGATAAAGAATAATTGCAAACGACGCAAAAACGAGCATCGAGCCTGTTTCATTTGACAAAAGAATCAGAACCGATGGCAGAGCGATAATTCCCAAAATAGGATAATAATCTTTTAATTTTCTGGATAAACTAATGGCGGGATCACTTAAATATTTCGCTATCGCCAGACTCACAGCAAGGTTAGCAAACTGCGCCGGTTGAAGGGACATTGGTCCAAATTTTATCCAGGA
The nucleotide sequence above comes from Dyadobacter subterraneus. Encoded proteins:
- the rodA gene encoding rod shape-determining protein RodA, with the translated sequence MEEGKPITKNVDWMVVLIYIACLGIGWVNIYAAVYNPETHSSIFDLSNNAGKQLMWIGTTFILIICILVIDYKFYETFSFIIYAIVIFLLVVVLFAGSNINGSRSWIKFGPMSLQPAQFANLAVSLAIAKYLSDPAISLSRKLKDYYPILGIIALPSVLILLSNETGSMLVFASFAIILYREGMPGFIPAIGITSAALLIISLLYNSWYISGAIIIIAGIVIWAMPVMTRRRGGLMATVLIAFVMISIVFGVDFFMNNVLQKHQRGRIMVLLDPDSDPRGIGWNVIQSKIAIGSGGFTGKGFLQGTQTKFDFVPEQSTDFIFCTVGEEHGFVGTAVVVTLFILLISRLVVLAERQRSRFARVYGYCVAGIFFFHFLVNIGMTIGLMPVIGIPLPFFSYGGSSLWSFSVLLFIFLKIDAQRPFTLSRG
- a CDS encoding YggS family pyridoxal phosphate-dependent enzyme: MPDIAQNIKQIEDQLQQKARLIAVTKTKPVEVLEETYQAGFRRFGENKVQEMTAKYEVLPKDIEWHMIGHLQSNKVKYMAPYVAMIHSVDNFKLLKEINKEAAKNNRVIDCLLQIFIAEEETKFGLSDEEAKEILESGDLVSLTNIRIVGLMGMASNSDDEEKVRLEFRHLKTLFDSFKVYEKANIEMREISMGMSGDFLLAVEEGSTLVRVGSAIFGAR
- a CDS encoding glycosyltransferase family 9 protein, with the protein product MTIERFRQLWTHRYFKYSHILKAHLLAYQAWIYFKKKKAKFAPGQELIAIVRTEHFGDIVAAEPISRYVRSLHPNAFIVWFVKPSYHELIDFNPSIDETFGEFCVTQRRILFEKNVFDKVYPLQFSNNNHCAKCQVFLDNPIADRKGINVHTYFNFGNLLEVFAQTADLINSRTPFPADDQPRLYLQDQHRQKADSLHLPENFIVIHCQSNYAPKDWPAARWDQLVQWLSENYSYHIVEIGLKSNLTTKESSYRNLCGQLSILETAEVIRRADFFIGLDSGPSHLANAGGTTGIILMGSLGAFPSYNPYSGSYGRQENAFFVRQEGKMCSELSCEFVKEKVANALETSALTKGE
- a CDS encoding DUF423 domain-containing protein is translated as MKFIIQAGGILGALAVALGAFGAHALKGMLEASGRMDTFETAVKYQFYHALAMILIGLLLQRAGEDAVKLLGWSGHAFIFGVIIFSGSLYAICFTGITKFGATAPIGGLLLIVGWILLVMAAGKLA
- a CDS encoding PIN domain-containing protein, yielding MIVIIDMNIMFSAVIAPDSRIGQIIAHPSSPFEKISCYYAFIELFKHQPQIIKYSKRSQNEVLDILYSALRHIEFFNETLIEQQHWKEAERLTIDVDAFDINYVALTLQTNGWLWTGDKKLVNHLNTLGFDRTITTAELFEKLV